One region of Camelus bactrianus isolate YW-2024 breed Bactrian camel chromosome 22, ASM4877302v1, whole genome shotgun sequence genomic DNA includes:
- the UBTD2 gene encoding ubiquitin domain-containing protein 2 isoform X2: MTDGQLRSKRDEFWDTAPAFEGRKEIWDALKAAAHAFESNDHELAQAIIDGANITLPHGALTECYDELGNRYQLPVYCLAPPINMIEEKSDIETLDIPEPPPNSGYESQLRLRLSTGKDLKLVVRSTDTVYHMKRRLHAAEGVEPSSQRWFFSGRPLTDKMKLEELKIPKDYVVQVIMSQPLQNPTPVEN; encoded by the exons ATGACAGATGGACAACTGCGCAGCAAGAGAGACGAATTTTGGGATACTGCACCAGCTTTTGAAGGCCGTAAAGAGATTTGGGACGCCTTGAAGGCTGCAGCACATGCTTTTGAGAGCAATGATCATGAACTGGCACAAGCAATCATTGATGGTGCAAATATAACGTTACCACATG GTGCACTTACAGAGTGCTATGATGAACTGGGAAATAGATACCAGCTTCCAGTCTACTGCTTGGCACCACCAATCAACATGATAGAGGAAAAGAGTGACATAGAGACTCTGGATATTCCTGAGCCACCGCCCAATTCTGGATATGAATCTCAGCTCCGTTTGCGCCTTTCCACTGGCAAAGACCTCAAACTCGTGGTCCGCAGCACAGACACAGTGTACCACATGAAGAGGCGGCTACATGCAGCAGAAGGAGTGGAACCGAGTAGTCAGCGGTGGTTCTTCTCTGGTCGACCGCTCACCGACAAAATGAAGTTGGAAGAGCTGAAGATCCCAAAGGACTACGTTGTACAGGTTATAATGAGCCAGCCTTTGCAAAACCCGACACCAGTGGAGAACTGA
- the UBTD2 gene encoding ubiquitin domain-containing protein 2 isoform X1: MGGCVGAQHDSSGSLNENSEGTGVALGRNQPLKKEKPKWKSDYPMTDGQLRSKRDEFWDTAPAFEGRKEIWDALKAAAHAFESNDHELAQAIIDGANITLPHGALTECYDELGNRYQLPVYCLAPPINMIEEKSDIETLDIPEPPPNSGYESQLRLRLSTGKDLKLVVRSTDTVYHMKRRLHAAEGVEPSSQRWFFSGRPLTDKMKLEELKIPKDYVVQVIMSQPLQNPTPVEN; the protein is encoded by the exons ttgcttTAGGTCGTAACCAGCCTTTGAAAAAGGAGAAACCCAAATGGAAAAGTGATTATCCCATGACAGATGGACAACTGCGCAGCAAGAGAGACGAATTTTGGGATACTGCACCAGCTTTTGAAGGCCGTAAAGAGATTTGGGACGCCTTGAAGGCTGCAGCACATGCTTTTGAGAGCAATGATCATGAACTGGCACAAGCAATCATTGATGGTGCAAATATAACGTTACCACATG GTGCACTTACAGAGTGCTATGATGAACTGGGAAATAGATACCAGCTTCCAGTCTACTGCTTGGCACCACCAATCAACATGATAGAGGAAAAGAGTGACATAGAGACTCTGGATATTCCTGAGCCACCGCCCAATTCTGGATATGAATCTCAGCTCCGTTTGCGCCTTTCCACTGGCAAAGACCTCAAACTCGTGGTCCGCAGCACAGACACAGTGTACCACATGAAGAGGCGGCTACATGCAGCAGAAGGAGTGGAACCGAGTAGTCAGCGGTGGTTCTTCTCTGGTCGACCGCTCACCGACAAAATGAAGTTGGAAGAGCTGAAGATCCCAAAGGACTACGTTGTACAGGTTATAATGAGCCAGCCTTTGCAAAACCCGACACCAGTGGAGAACTGA
- the EFCAB9 gene encoding EF-hand calcium-binding domain-containing protein 9: protein MKLKKGSFLWYLYLDKLYCLLSVRNVKALVDYFHLLDVHRKNTLNDILFYHFLNHVTDLKRKQITTVFNMLDWNAEGEIGFDQFYMLVCILLAQENHLGEQFIFRHSRPVFELLDVKGELKIGPANFHTYNFLFNIRKQQLRELCRNFDISGDRRINYKEFKLFTIFSMDKYQERQKAKREKKEKALIKKKASRQVNASPRVSHGINGSESLSNYNF from the exons ATGAAACTGAAGAAAGGATCGTTTCTGTGGTACCTCTATCTGGACAAACTATACTGCTTATTATCCGTGAGAAATGTGAAGGCCTTGGTGGATTATTTCCACCTTCTTGACGTGCACCGCAAGAACACCTTGAATG ATATACTGTTCTACCACTTCCTTAATCATGTAACTGACTTGAAACGGAAGCAGATCACAACTGTGTTCAACATGCTGGACTGGAACGCCGAGGGCGAGATTGGTTTTGACCAGTTCTACATGCTGGTTTGCATACTGCTAGCACAGGAG AACCACTTGGGAGAGCAATTTATTTTCCGCCATTCCCGGCCTGTTTTTGAGCTGCTTGACGTGAAGGGGGAGCTGAAAATTGGCCCAGCCAACTTCCACACGTACAACTTTCTCTTCAATATTAGAAAACAGCAACTTAGAGAACTCTGCCGTAACTTCGACATCTCAGGTGACCGC CGTATTAATTACAAGGAATTTAAGCTGTTTACTATCTTCTCCATGGACAAATACCAGGAGAGGCAGAaagcaaagagagagaagaaagagaaagctctCATCAAAAAGAAAGCGTCACGTCAAGTTAATGCGAGCCCAAGAGTGAGTCATGGAATAAATGGATCTGAAAGTTTAAGTAATTACAACTTTTAa